CTCCCcaagtgtaaaaaagaaaaggagggtacgaaaaaaaaaacatgaaaaaatACATCGAAAGAAGAGTACATTGCCAACTCAACCGAGTCTCATTCTACGATGATGCCGATAAGCTGATCATAAGCTGCTTTCACTAACTTAAACTTTTCCTCAGCTTCCTTCTGCTCTTGGGCAGAGGCACTGCACCATTTGTCCGGATGCCACTTCATTGCCAGCGCACGATAACTTTTTCTAACTTTCTCTGCTCCAGCCCCATCAGGTAGGGCAAGTCGGGAATACAACTGCGCCAATGATGTGGGTGCAGCAGGCTTTGtccaccttctttcttcctccttcttttctccctgtCTCTCCCGCTGGTCCGAAGTCTTCTTTCGCCCCTTGAGTCGTCGCCACATATCAACGGCCGCCGGCAGGCGTTCCTCCCGCATGGACCTCTCCACGCTATGCATCGCATCCGTCCATCGGGAAAGTTTCTCCTCACAAAGAGCCTTCAACAGTAAGAGCTCGGCACGATCTCTCACGCCTTCAACGTTTCTTAGCGCGACGTCAAGATCATCTACACATTCATAAAGGCGGCTAGAATGATAAAGTGCCTGTGCTCGCTGCGACAAAACCGCAGCACGAAGGCGGTCACCAATGAACGGACGCTGAAGAGCCTTCGTACACACCTCAACAAGTTGCGGCCAATTTTTCGCCGCAGAAGTCTTCTCCAACTCACGACATAAGTCAATGCATTGCTGTATACGGCTGTTTACCTGCCGGAACCGGGCCGCGCAGTCTGCTGAAGCACTCACGcgcgaaagaggaagaattGCCACTAACTCGCTTTCGTTGCTGCATTCAAGAAATCGCAACTGCACGTTCCAGTACATGAGTTCCGGAAAGTTAGGGTAGCGTCGAAGGCATTCCTCAGCATGCAGCAAAGCAGCTCGGCTCCCCAATTCGACGGCCGCAAGTTGTACCTTCAAGGCCTCAAAGGGTGCACATGGTGCCCGCTTCAGTAGTTCGTTCAATTGTTTAAGTGCCGTCGCGTGCTCGTTTCTGTCAAAAAGGGCAGTAGAGTTTTCATATAAAGTGATATTCGCCAACTCTTCTTCAAAACCGTGCCCACACGTTTTGCTGTACGTGTCAATGAGCCCCCTGGCCTCCGAGCACTTTCCGCAACAAATGTGTATGCGCACTGCACGCCTGGCACCCAAAACGTATTGATTATTCATCTCGCAGGAACGTATGGCGTCCCGGAGGCTACAACGATAGCTGCCGCAGCAAAGATAGCACATTGCCCTGTTGCTTACCATGGCAGCGTTCAACACGGTTGGCAGGCAGGAATCTATCACCGCCGAAAAGTTTCTGGCAGCTTCGCTGTAATCACCCACTTTGTATAGCTCGGCAGCCTTTTGATACAGACTTAGTTGTTTGTCATCAAGTGATGCTGAATACATAGAGGAGTCGAGAGTGTAGAGGTCATGTTTGTCCCCGGAATGGCAGCAATCGTTACCACCAGCCCCATCTCCTCCATCACTAAAAGTAGGGCCTGGTAGGGCCGCCGAAGGCCCCGCGATGGCCGACGTTATCTCCTCCAACTGCTGAGTCAATTTCAGGAATTCTTCATCGCTGAACTGAGTCAGTTTGTTCCCAGGTGCATATTCCTCTTTGGGCTCAGGGGGTTTCTGCCTTTGAAGTGATACCCTTGCTTGCTTTTGCTCACGCCACTCCTGCACTGCCGCATTCCAGTCGTTGTATATTGAGGCATCAATAAACTGGTGGATCCGTTCATCACACGCAAGCAGAACCTTCGCTGGAAACGTACGGTATTTCGCATCTTCCATCAAACACCCTACTGCCAGTCACGCTAGAAAATGTAACGAAAACGTAGTGCCAGGGAAAAGCAGAGAGGCgagaatgaaagaaacacaaacgtTGGTGAAGGGCCTTCGCGACCTCATTTTtcaaaagaagggagggtCACGGCGAAATATCCACTATGGGGAAGGCTAACTGCCCACGAGTGAAAGTACAAAGGTGCGCCCAACGCTGGATAAAGAGACCGAATGTAAGCAAACATTCTTTATTGCAACGGGGCTTTTCAGGATGGATACCGTATTTGTGTATTtgcacatatgtatatgcgcCTGATCACATGTACTGAAGGATATTTATAGCTCACAATGGCGGCGAACACACATCTGTCCACAGTTCAATGGAGGGGTAGGAATAACCACTGCATTAGGTGCCCTCCCCTATGGTTTTGAACTGGCCGGTCTTTGAAAAAGTTCGTGAATACGTTATCTCCGCATTAGTCGGGGTTGAAGCCGAGTCGCTACTGCTCGCCTCGCGTCTCGCCTTTGAGATCGACGGCTGCCCAACAGTGGAACGAACCGTtgtcaaacacaacaaaataaatcaCTCGTGACATTAGTGACGGTGCGAAGATTGCTATTGCAATGCGCCTCACCCATGGCTATCCacatttcctcctctgcctaACTAGCTTTGTTGGACGCCACAGAAATCAAGTATAGAAAGTACAGAGTTACCGCCGGCCACTGGTGCACCGCATGGATGGCACAGCAACGTGAAGAGTATTGCAACAATAGCGAGTCGTATCAACATTTGACAGGGGGAAAAGGTATTCTAACGCTCCCCACAGGTGCGGAcaagtacacacacacagagagagagataaaagcaaaaaaaaaaagttaggGGAccgcgaaggaaaaaaggagtgaAGAACCAGGTCACTCCTGAATATGTACATGGTAGAGATTTATACTAACGGCATAGCATCGTCCGCAGCGGCCTTTGCTGCAGCTTCCTGCTGCCGTCGTCTCTCAATCTCCTCAAATGCCGCCCGCTCTAGTTCCTCCTTTGTAGGTGGGACATATGTTCCCTGCAACCGAGAGGCCAATTCCGGTAAGCTACATTCTTTAGGGAGGAGCGAACGGAGTTGTTGCACCTCCGCGGGATTCAAAACGCTCTCCCCATTGGTTGTGACCAACTCGACTAATTCATCGATGGTAATGCTGTCATCGCCTTCCGTGTCCAGAATTCTTAGCGCCCCCAATACCTCTTTTTGCTCAGTCACCGCGTCGCGATAAATTTCCTCAACGCatgatataaatatattccaGTCAATGTTCTTTACCTCTTCAGCAGGCGTAATCTTTACGGGCTGCTGCGGATTTTGCCCATCCTGCACTGTTCCTTCAGCAGAGCGATCCCCAGCTAATTTcgtgtttttcttcattgCAACTGTACCGATTCGCTTCCTATCCTTCATCTCCTCGCGCCGCTGCTCCTTGTCTCGTCTTATTTCCTCGTTGCGTCGCCACTCCTCCAGTCGAAGCACgggctccgccatccgctcACGCAAATAGTCGATATCATCTTGTGTTGGATTCATCCCCATGGCCCGCAGTAGCGTCACGCAGTCCAAAAGTGAAACCAGCTTCTCCTTGTTTTCAAGCAGGTTGAACGTGGCCTCCGCGTCATTGTACACTTCACTTGTCAACACACGGGGGTGGCGCCGCTGACGTTCTTCCATTCCCGCGACGCTGCTGCGTATTTGTATCTTCACACTTCCTCTACAATACGCtatcaaaacaacaaaaataaatccTGTGCACAACCAAAGTGGATACCAAACAAGGACGGTATAGCTAGAGAAGGGACAAACTGGGGAATCTAGCACAGAACAAAAGTTTTGAATGTCGAGAGGCGTAGCCCAACTCCGTTCTGAAACCTGGAGAGTAACTCGCAGGGACATGAAAGAGTAAAATACAATAAAAATTATTATATCcaagaacaaaaatgaaaacgaaCGTGGCCCCTCCGCGGACCAGTCGGTGCCCAACTTAGTACTCATATCTCCTCATGCAGTACACGGAGGTGAATAAATTCGTAATGATGGTAGTGATAACAGCGGTGGAAGCGGAAAGGAGAACGGGGAATATCAATCAAATAAAAGTCTAACCCAGTTGAGCAGATGAATTTTCTCCACAACGGAAAGCTCGTTTCGACTGTCTCGCTCccattccttctctttcGTCCCTTTCACTGTCATTACCTGCCCcgtgtttctcttttcgtttctccttcttttaaaATTTGTCATAAGTCAACACACCTGCGAGTGGCATGTATTTGGCAGCGGTAACGATCCTATTAATAATTACAACATCAAATTAATAACGATGATGAtcataatattaataatacgCTACATGTTGGACGAATATACAAATGAAGAATTATTATgcagttaaaataaaatggaatGAAAAGAATGGGCATCATGTCACCACAAGCATTAGGTTTTTCTTTCGCatattcattttcatttgctCACTCATTTACTTTTCACTGCTTTATTACACGTTACTGGCTCGTTTTCTGTTTGATGCttatgaagaaaaaatatatatatatatggaggCAATGGTAATTATAACAAAAAGTGTGGGAAGTCTCCCCAGTTTGATATCATGATGAAAATTCCCGGGTCATGTTCAGTTTCGGacaacttcaaaaaaaaaaaagaaacgaagagtAGACGAGCACAcagacgcacacacacgccaaAGCAAGCCAAACCAGGCACACGCTTATGATACTTTTGATAAACCCATTACTGTTGGAAAAAATGATCTGTGTGttcaggaaagaaaaaaaaatacgaaggaaggaagaaaatctGATACCTACCGCTGAACGCGGTGTCAAACAATATTAACGATTTATTTCGGTTTGTTTCAGTTTTCCCACCTCCCTATCTCCTTTCCCTGTGCGCAGGCCCGCATACACACGCGGTAAGGTTGCTGCTTACCGTAAGTTGAATTTTATTCCTCTTCCATTTATCAAGCTACACCTTGACATGTGAAGTTGTTCACATCGCCGTGTACGTGGCCACGACGTCAGTTAGTGGAAAGCAGGGccttttcctcaccttcTGTCAACTCAAGAGCTTTTTGTGCGAGTTTCTTCCAATCCCAGCGGCTCATCAGACAATAAAGCAAAATCACTTCAAACACCATACCGGTTAGTAAACCCCCGATTACGCCCTTCACACCCCATTTGAAGACAAGAACATACAAGGCAATAGAGGGGATGCCCACAAACCATAAAGTGAGAAGCACACCTTGAGCCGCTTGCTTGGGTTGACCAGCACCTCGGAAAATTCCCTGCAAGCAGAGCTGCAGCGAATCTGCCATGTGAGTTAAGGCAACAAGTGGCATTGTCGATTCAACAGCCTTCGCCACACTGGGAACGTTAGTGTAGAGACGTGCGACAAATGCCCCATTGTAAACAAGGGCAGCAGCCGTTGCTACACCTAATACGATATCACAAATGATTATAAATTTAGCATAACGCTTAGAAAACTTGTATCGCCCGGACCCCAACGCATTTCCTACTATGACACTTGCAGAAACGCTTATTCCAAGGGACAGAGCGAACAACAAAGATAATATGTTCATAAAGACGCCAACAACCGCCAGTGCGAGAGGTGATATGGTAACTGCAAAACACGCTTGCAGCTCGAATGCCCACCACTCAGCACATACAGCCACTAGCGACGGTAGTCCCACTCTAAGGAAAGTTATCCATTCATCTTTCCTCAGAAGTGCGGGAGACGGCCAC
This region of Trypanosoma brucei gambiense DAL972 chromosome 10, complete sequence genomic DNA includes:
- a CDS encoding chaperone protein DNAj, putative, coding for MEDAKYRTFPAKVLLACDERIHQFIDASIYNDWNAAVQEWREQKQARVSLQRQKPPEPKEEYAPGNKLTQFSDEEFLKLTQQLEEITSAIAGPSAALPGPTFSDGGDGAGGNDCCHSGDKHDLYTLDSSMYSASLDDKQLSLYQKAAELYKVGDYSEAARNFSAVIDSCLPTVLNAAMVSNRAMCYLCCGSYRCSLRDAIRSCEMNNQYVLGARRAVRIHICCGKCSEARGLIDTYSKTCGHGFEEELANITLYENSTALFDRNEHATALKQLNELLKRAPCAPFEALKVQLAAVELGSRAALLHAEECLRRYPNFPELMYWNVQLRFLECSNESELVAILPLSRVSASADCAARFRQVNSRIQQCIDLCRELEKTSAAKNWPQLVEVCTKALQRPFIGDRLRAAVLSQRAQALYHSSRLYECVDDLDVALRNVEGVRDRAELLLLKALCEEKLSRWTDAMHSVERSMREERLPAAVDMWRRLKGRKKTSDQRERQGEKKEEERRWTKPAAPTSLAQLYSRLALPDGAGAEKVRKSYRALAMKWHPDKWCSASAQEQKEAEEKFKLVKAAYDQLIGIIVE